Genomic window (Streptomyces sp. NBC_01431):
CGGCTCTGCGCGTCGCCCCGGGGATGTACGCGGGGTACACCCTCGGGCCAACGGCCTGGGGGCAGAGGTGACTCCCGCCGGCCGACGCGATGGGTCATGGTCCGTTCGTAGGTTCGTGGCCATGATGAATGAGCCGATGATCGACGTCCGCGAGGCGACGAAGAAATACGATGACGGCCCGCCCGCGCTGGCCGGTGTGACCTTGTCCGTGGCGTCCGGTGATTGTGTGGCGATCCTCGGCCATTCCGGCAGTGGGAAGTCCACGCTGCTGAACTGGATCGCCGGTTTGGACAAGCCCTCCAGCGGCAGTGTCACCGTCGACGGCACGCGCGTCGATCAGCTTGGTGAGGCCGGATCGGCGAAGTACCGCTGGGCCTCGATCGGCATGATCTTCCAGTTCTTCAACCTGCTTGACGATCTGACCGTGTTGGACAACGTCATGGTTCCGGCACAGCTGGCTGGGATGGGCAAGGGCGAGGCGAAGCGCCGGGCCGTCGAGCTGCTCGGCTTGCTGGGCATCGAGCGGCATGTGAAGGCCTATCCGCAGCGGCTGTCCGGTGGTCAGTGGCAGCGGGTGGCAGTGGCCAGAGCCCTGATGAACAAGCCGGCGTTGCTGCTGGCTGACGAGCCCACCGGCGTGCTGGACTCGAACTCGGTCGAGGACGTGCGCCAGCTGCTGCTGGACCTCAATGCCGAGGGCCAGACCATCTTGCTGGTGACCCACGACCTGCAGCTGGCCACCACCACCGCGCACCGCACCATCGAGTTGGTGGACGGTGCGGTCGCGTGGGACGTCGTCAACAGAGGCAGCGGTGCCGGCCTGGCCGCCCACGCGCGGCTGACCCGTCCGGCGGGAGCGGTCGGATGACGCTGCGCAAGCCGCCGATGCCCCGGCGCCTCTTCGAGGCCGGATTCCACGCCATGGCCCGCATGCTGCCGGCGGTGAGCCGGTGAGCGCGCTCGGCAAGGTCGTACGCTCCGGCGTGGGCCGGCGTCGGGTCCAGTCCCTCGTCATGGCTTGGACGACGTTCACCGCGATGGTGTCATCAGTACTCTCTCTCGCCCTGCTGACCGGCGTTCATTCGCTCCGTCTGGTCCGCGTGGACGCCGGTTCGGGCTCCGGTGTTCCGCGGATCCTTCCGAAGGCCGCGGCCGCTTCGACGTTCCCCCTGCTGCTTCGCCGGGCGGCCACGGTCCTCACCGTGCTCGGGCTGGCGATGATTCCCTGGCTGGTCTTCCTGCACACCGGGCCGCCGGCCACCGCTCAAGCCTCGCACTGGGCCTGGACGTGGACGGGTCTGGACAGCTTTGAGGCGCTCGGCCTGCTCTCCACCGGACTGCTCCTCAGGCGCGGCGACTGCCGGGCCTGCCTGACCTCCGCCGCGACCTCGGCCGTGCTGCTGGTCGACGCCTGGTTCGACACCATGACGGCTGCCCCGGGTTCGGACTTCAAGCTGGCGGTGCTGATGGCGGTCTTCGCCGAGTTGCCGCTGGCGGTGGCCTGCGGGGTTCTCGCGATCAGGACCTTCCCTCGGCCGAGGCTCTGAGCGGAAGAGCTCGTGACGTGATCGGCGCTTGCGGTCCGGTCCGTTTCGGGAAGCCCCCAGCCTGCCGCAACGGCGGTTCACGGGCGGTTCGTTCCGCCCGCTCGGGTCGACTGCCGACAAAGTCGGCGCTGGCGCAAGCAGATTGCACACAAACACAACTGATTGACCATCAGGGATGCTTCGATGGCTCAATCGGACATTTGAGGAGGAATTATGAGGCATTCGCGGGCATTGATCGGCGCGGGCGCTGCCACCGCCGTCGCCGCCTGGTGGTTCACCGACTCCGCGCCGTACCCGTACTCTCAGCGCTGGCTGCTCGACCTGCCGCTGCCGTTCCTGACTCTGAAGCGTCTGGACCACGTCCTGCAGGCCCGGGAGGGCGAGAGGATCCTGGAGATAGGCCCCGGAACCGGCCTGCAGTCGCTGCACGTCGCACCGCAGCTGGGCCCGAACGGCCAGCTGGACATCGTGGACATCCAGCAGGAGATGCTCGACCACGTGGGCCGCCGGGCCAAGGAGCGGCGCGTCGACAACATCGTGCCGAACTGCGCCGACGCACATGAACTTCCTTTTGCGGATGACTCGTTCGATGCGGCTTACCTGGTGACGGCGCTGGGCGAGATCCCGGATCCGGCGCGTACGCTGGCCGAGCTGCGCCGGGCGCTGAAGCCGTTCGGGCGGCTGGTGGTCGGCGAGTTCTTCGACCGGCATCAGATCCGGCCGTCCTCGCTGATCAGCCTGGCGGAGGGAGCCGGGCTGCGGGTCGCCCGGCTGTACGGTCCGCCGTTCGCGTACTACGCGGTGCTGCGTCCGATCGACGTCTGACGCCGCTCGGGCGGTTCCCGCCCAGCCGAACCGTAGACTGGACGGCCGTAGCCGTAGCCGTAGGCAGTGTGGTCAAAGGGTCAGGCCCACATGAGGAGTGAGGCGAGGGTGGCTGCGGCTTGGTAGGAGACAGCGGTTTTGTCGCATCTGGTGGCGAGCCTCGCCGCTGCTTCAGGCGGTTGAAGCAGCGTTCAAGGAGCAAGCTGCAATGCACACATAGACGACTCTGGGACGGGGAATGTCCCGGTCGTAGGGGTGGGCGGGCTGCTCCAAGCCGTCGCTGTGGTACGGCAGTTGCGGATGCGCCAAGCCGATGAGGACGAGGGTGGTGAGTCGTTGTGTCGAACGACGTCGTCGCTGAACTCCCCAGATCCCGTGCTGGGGGAGACAGTTCCCGAACTGAGCCGGCGGATGGTGGTGGGACTGCTCGCCGAGCCGGCGACACGCATGGTGATCACGAGCGGAGCGGGCGGAGGTGATCCCCGTGACGGTGACGGCCCCCTGGGACCGGCTTGACGGCAAGACGGTGACGAGGCGGACCTTGGTGGTGCATCCGCCGCGGGAACGCCCCAGGTATTCGCCGATCTGTAGGTATGGACCTGTTGATCAATCGGCCGCAGACTGATCAGCGGGGACGGCATCCGGACAGGAGACAGGCGCATGACGCGAATACCCGCTGCCGCAGGGGCAGTTGAGGAGTTTGTTGCTCGGCTCGCGGAGGGCCCGTTCGGGTCGGTGGGCGGCAGCCCGGCGCTGGGGGTGGGGCCCCAACCGGCCGCGTGGCTCGTACAGATGGCGGCCTCGCTGTTCGGAGGTCAGGACTCCGGCCGAGCCGATGCGTGGGCGCGGCGGTTGCACGCCGGGATGGGCGGGCTAGGTGGACAGGTGCCGTTCCGGGTCGTGCACGACTGGCACGTGCGCACCGTCGCGCCCCTGCTGACGCAGGCGAGTGTGCGGTGCGGTGCCGATGGCGAGGACCAGGAAGGCGTACGGCGGCTGCACAGCAGGGCCCTGGCAGGGGAACGGGTCACGGAGACGGAGTGGGCCGAGGCCCTGGTGCCCGCGCTGACCGAGGTGTACCGCCGTGCCTATCCGTACGCCGACGCTCATGCCGCCGCCTCCGCCGGCGCGCACGCCTACGCCATGGACAACGACTACGGCGAGGAGAGGGCCGCCGAGTTCGCCTCGTTTTACGCGGAGCTCAACACCGATGCCAACGCCCGCTCCTTCGCCGACGCCAACGCCCTGGCGAACGCCCGGGCCCTGGCGGCCGCCTTCGCTGACGCCGATGAGCACGCCCTGGCCGATGCGTACCCGTTCGCATACGTGCATGCCTGCGCCCTCGCCGTCGCCCGTGCGGACGGCGCGGGGGAGGGGCGGCCGGGTCGCTACCGGGCGGCGTGCGAGCGGTTGGCCGACGGGCTCGCCGACAGTGTGGGCCGGGGCGCGAGCTGAGGACGAGGGCGGACCTGCGGCCGGAACAGAGCCCCGCCGCAGGTCCGACCGGTGCGGTGCGTCAGGCAGTGGGGCGGTGGCCCTGAATGGCGACGCGCCTGCCGTAACGGGTGTACGGGAAGTAGTCCCAGATCGCGTGGTGTTGCACGCAGCGGTTGTCCCAGAACACCAGCGTGCCCGGCGTCCAGCGGACGCGGCAGTGCAGGAGCGCGGTACTGGCGATGTGGTCGCACAGCATGTCGATGACCGATCTGCTCTCGCGGCGCGAGAGCTGCTCGATGTGTGAGACGTAGACGTTGTTGACGAACAGCAGTCTCCGGCCGGTTTCGGGGTGCCGCGCCACCACCGGGTGCACGTTCTTGGGTACGTCGTACTCGGGCGGCGGGGTCTGTCCCTGCCACGCGAGCAGCCCGTCGTGGACCGCGGTCATTCCGTCGAGCAGCCCCTTCATGGCGGGCGACAGCATCTCGTAAGCGAGATGCATGTCGGCGAACATGGTGTCGCCGCCGCTGCCGACCTCGGGGGTGCGGGTGATGTACAGCATCGAACCGAGCGACGGCCTGAGGTCGGCCGTGCCGTCGGCGTGCCAGCCGTGACCCGCCACGGCGCGCGACTCCTTGTCGGCGCTGATCTCCAGGACGTGCGGATCGGAGCCCTCGACGGGCAGCGTCACGGGATGCAGTTCGCCGAAGCGCCCGGCGAAGCGTTTGTGGTCCTCGTCCGTCAGCTCCTGGCCCCGGAACACCAGGACATGGTGGCGCAGGAAAGCGTGCTTGACCTCGGCCCACTGGTCGTCGGTGAGGTCCTTGGACAGATCGAGGCCGGACACCTCGGCACCTATGACGGGTGTCAGCGGTTCGACAGTGATGGTGGCGTAGGACTTCGGTGGCTCGGTGGTGATGCGTGCGATGGCATCCAGCGCGAACTGTTCCATTGGTTGCGTCCTCCTGGACGTCGGTCACGGGTGGGAGGAATGCGGGGCGTCGGTCCTTCACAGCCCCCGGTCCAGCAGATCGGCCAGGATCAGCCGGCCGAAGGCGAGGCTGCCGTGGATCTCGTCGGTCGCCTCGCTGAACTCCGGCCGCTGGCGGCCCGCTTCGTCGGTCACGCGGTCCCGCAGGTCCACGACTTCGACGCCGAGGTCCACGAGTGCGCGGCGCATCGTTTCCTGTGCCGCCCGGAAGACCGACGGGTCCGACATGCTCGGCACCCGCTGCGGCGGCATCACCGACACCACCCGCAGGCCCAGGGCGCGGGCATGGGCGTAGAAGGCGAGGGCGTCGCGGACCGTGGCGCGTACCAGGTCGTCGAAGAGGCGGCTCCGGAGGAAGTCCGGCGCGAAGCCGCCGCCGTGGACGCGGTAGATGTCCCAGTTCGCGGTGGTGGCGATGAAATGGGCGCTGAAGCCGAAGGTGCACACCAGGGGGACGTCGAGCGCGTCGAGCCCCGTGACACCCAACTCGTCCAGGAAGGTGCGGTAGAGGCCGTCCGTCTCGGAGCCCCGGAAGACGACGTCCTTTCCGCGCAGGTCGAAGAAGCCGGCGTTGAACTCCCGTCCGGCACCGACAGGACCGCCCGAGAAGGAGATGCCGGCAGCCTTCGCCGCCCGGCCGATCGGGCCCGCGTGCGAGTCGCCGAGCAGCAGGAACCTGGCGGCGGTCGCGCCGGCGGTGTCAGTGGGGGTTGTAGTAGTCGAGTACGGCGTCATCGCACTGGATGTCCTCTACGGCGGGAGCGGTCCGAGGGGCGGGGGTGGCGGGGGCCGTTGTGGTGGCCGGGCCGCGGGTGAGCGCGTCGAAGAACTGGCCCATCACGAAGTCGACACCCGCCGGCGTGACCGTGCGCAGGTTCGGCTCGAAGAACACGGCCTTGAAGGGGAAGCCGGTGACGATCTCGTAGGCGGGGAAGTAGTCGACGTGGTCGAGCTCCTGGGTCAACTGCCCTGCCACCGCGCGCAGTACGGACTTGGAGTAGGTGGTCGCGGTGAGCGCGTGGTCGCCGGTCGCCGTCGCCGTGAGCGGTACCGGAGACACGGTCAGCAGGACGCGCAGTCCGGGGTTGGCCGTGCGGGCGAGCGCGATGGCGGCTGACAGATTGTCGTACACCTCGGCGAAGGTGAAGTTGTGGAACACGTGCCGGCCGGAGTCGTACGTCCCGCGCACGGTGCCCGGACAGACCGGGTGGACCGTGCCATCGGCGCGGTCGCGCCATGCCTCGGTCAGTCCGAGTGTGAAGACGAGGCAGCTCGCCCCCGTCACGGCGCCACGGATCGCCGCCAGGGTCGCCAGCCGTGCCTGTGTCACCGCGTCGGCCGAAGCGTGGCCCCCGGGCTCGACCGAGGGGCGCCAGGGATCGTAGAAACGGCCGTCCTCGATCCACGCCTCCCCGGGAGGCGCGGCCTCGTGGAACGCCCAGGACAGCCACTGCCGCAACATCGCGGCGGTGTAGATGTTTCCGGTGCGGAACGAGAACACACCGAAGTGGCGTGCCTCGCGCTCGGCGCGGGTGAGGCCCGGCGGGGCGGGTTCGGCGTCGCGCCAGTTCATGCCGCGCTCCAGCAGCGCGCGGCCGATGTGGCGGGCGAAGCAGGACCCCGCGGTGAGGATCACGTCGTCCTGGCCCAGGGCGAACTTCGGGGTCCACAGGCCGCCGATTTCCCGCAGTTCGGGCTCGGCCACGGCGGTGCGCCAGAACGAGCGCGGTGGCAGCGATCGATAGGGGGTCATGACATCCTCTCAGCGGGGCTCGGCAGCCGTCCCGGTCGCGTTGTTGACGGCGTCGGCCACCGCCCGTACCCAAGGGGCCCTGACGATCCCGTAGTGCGTGGTGTCGAGCTCGTGAAAGCCGTCGAGCAGCGGCAACCGCTCCTCCCACAGCCGCCGTTGCTCCTCGGGGGAGCCCAGCACCGGCAGGCCGTCCACCGGGCGGGTCGCGATCCACAGACGGCTGGGCGTGCCGGTGAGCCGGGGCGGCCGATGGTGTGCCATGGCGCCGACGTTGGCCCGGCAGCAGCGCGCGAGACGCTCGGCGTACGCCAGCGCCTCCGGGCTCGGTCCGGTTGCGGTACGGCTCCCGTCCGTGCCGCCCTGTCCCGTTCCGCCCTGGCTCAGCTCGTGCGCGAAGATTGCCGCGTACCGCGCTTCGTCGTACGCCTGGAAGTGCGGCCCCGCGTCCGGCGGCGGCGGGTCGAGCAGATGGAGCCCGGTAGCCGGGTGGCCGGCCGCCTCCGCCTCGGCCGCCACGGCGTGTGCCACCCAGCCGCCGAACGACCAGCCCGCGAGGTGCCAGCGCCACTGGGCGTGCGGGAATCGCGCACGCAGCGCGGCGTGGTAGTGGCGGGCCCGCTCGGCCAGCGACCAGGACGGCAGGTCGGGGCTGCGCAGGGCGGGGTCGGCGATCAGACAGACCGTCAGGTGCGGGTCGAGGACCGACACGAGCGCCCGGTATGCCTGGACGTCTCCGCCGACCGGATGGATCAGGCACACCACGTCGTTCCCGGTGCCCTCCTGCCACACCTCGATGGGCACCTGGTCCACACCGGGAGCCGCACCGGAACCGGCGTCCTCGGCTTCCCCCGTGAGGGCCAGCACACCGTTGAGGCTGATGCGATGGCCCAGCTGGGAGAGTTCGAGGACGA
Coding sequences:
- a CDS encoding ABC transporter ATP-binding protein, which translates into the protein MNEPMIDVREATKKYDDGPPALAGVTLSVASGDCVAILGHSGSGKSTLLNWIAGLDKPSSGSVTVDGTRVDQLGEAGSAKYRWASIGMIFQFFNLLDDLTVLDNVMVPAQLAGMGKGEAKRRAVELLGLLGIERHVKAYPQRLSGGQWQRVAVARALMNKPALLLADEPTGVLDSNSVEDVRQLLLDLNAEGQTILLVTHDLQLATTTAHRTIELVDGAVAWDVVNRGSGAGLAAHARLTRPAGAVG
- a CDS encoding class I SAM-dependent methyltransferase; translated protein: MRHSRALIGAGAATAVAAWWFTDSAPYPYSQRWLLDLPLPFLTLKRLDHVLQAREGERILEIGPGTGLQSLHVAPQLGPNGQLDIVDIQQEMLDHVGRRAKERRVDNIVPNCADAHELPFADDSFDAAYLVTALGEIPDPARTLAELRRALKPFGRLVVGEFFDRHQIRPSSLISLAEGAGLRVARLYGPPFAYYAVLRPIDV
- a CDS encoding SpcZ, whose protein sequence is MTRIPAAAGAVEEFVARLAEGPFGSVGGSPALGVGPQPAAWLVQMAASLFGGQDSGRADAWARRLHAGMGGLGGQVPFRVVHDWHVRTVAPLLTQASVRCGADGEDQEGVRRLHSRALAGERVTETEWAEALVPALTEVYRRAYPYADAHAAASAGAHAYAMDNDYGEERAAEFASFYAELNTDANARSFADANALANARALAAAFADADEHALADAYPFAYVHACALAVARADGAGEGRPGRYRAACERLADGLADSVGRGAS
- a CDS encoding TauD/TfdA dioxygenase family protein, whose amino-acid sequence is MEQFALDAIARITTEPPKSYATITVEPLTPVIGAEVSGLDLSKDLTDDQWAEVKHAFLRHHVLVFRGQELTDEDHKRFAGRFGELHPVTLPVEGSDPHVLEISADKESRAVAGHGWHADGTADLRPSLGSMLYITRTPEVGSGGDTMFADMHLAYEMLSPAMKGLLDGMTAVHDGLLAWQGQTPPPEYDVPKNVHPVVARHPETGRRLLFVNNVYVSHIEQLSRRESRSVIDMLCDHIASTALLHCRVRWTPGTLVFWDNRCVQHHAIWDYFPYTRYGRRVAIQGHRPTA
- a CDS encoding GSCFA domain-containing protein, yielding MTPYRSLPPRSFWRTAVAEPELREIGGLWTPKFALGQDDVILTAGSCFARHIGRALLERGMNWRDAEPAPPGLTRAEREARHFGVFSFRTGNIYTAAMLRQWLSWAFHEAAPPGEAWIEDGRFYDPWRPSVEPGGHASADAVTQARLATLAAIRGAVTGASCLVFTLGLTEAWRDRADGTVHPVCPGTVRGTYDSGRHVFHNFTFAEVYDNLSAAIALARTANPGLRVLLTVSPVPLTATATGDHALTATTYSKSVLRAVAGQLTQELDHVDYFPAYEIVTGFPFKAVFFEPNLRTVTPAGVDFVMGQFFDALTRGPATTTAPATPAPRTAPAVEDIQCDDAVLDYYNPH